One stretch of Lemur catta isolate mLemCat1 chromosome 2, mLemCat1.pri, whole genome shotgun sequence DNA includes these proteins:
- the LOC123632035 gene encoding ribosome biogenesis protein NSA2 homolog — protein sequence MWPTTDSCASVHYMKHHTRGAHKFLGAQEVATGGSVAVTVPQNEYIELHRKRYGYRLDYHEKKRKKESREAHERSKKAKKMIGLKAKLYHKQRHAEKIQMKKTIKMHEKRNTKQKNDEKTPQGAVPAYLLDREGQSRAKVLSNMIKQKRKEKAGKWEVPLPKVRAQGETEVLKVIRTGKRKKKAWKRMVTKVCFVGDGFTRKPPKYERFIRPMGLRFKKAHVTHPELKATFCLPILGVKKNPSSPLYTTLGVITKGTVIEVNVSELGLVTQGGKVIWGKYAQVTNNPENDGCINAVLLV from the exons ATGTGGCCCACCACAGACAGCTGTGCCAGTGTGCACTACATGAAGCACCACACCAGAGGGGCACACA AGTTTCTTGGTGCCCAAGAAGTTGCGACTGGCGGCTCTGTGGCCGTCACCGTGCcacaaaatgaatatattgaatTACACCGTAAACGCTATGGGTATCGTTTGGATTAccatgagaaaaagagaaaaaaggaaagtcgAGAGGCTCATGAACGGTCCAAGAAGGCAAAGAAGATGATTGGTCTGAAGGCTAAGCTCTACCATAAGCAGCGCCATgctgagaaaatacaaatgaaaaagacTATCAAGATGCATGAAAAGAGAAACACCAAACAAAAGAATGATGAAAAGACTCCACAGGGAGCAGTACCTGCCTATCTGCTGGACAGAGAAGGACAGTCCCGAGCCAAAGTACTTTCCAATATGATTAAACAAAAACgaaaagagaaagcaggaaaatGGGAAGTCCCTCTGCCCAAAGTTCGTGCCCAGGGAGAAACAGAAGTATTAAAAGTTATTcgaacaggaaagagaaagaaaaaggcatgGAAGAGGATGGTTACTAAAGTCTGCTTTGTTGGAGATGGCTTTACAAGAAAACCACCTAAATATGAAAGATTCATTAGGCCAATGGGCCTACGGTTCAAGAAGGCCCATGTAACACATCCTGAACTGAAAGCTACCTTTTGCCTACCAATACTTGGTGTAAAGAAGAATCCCTCATCCCCATTATATACAACTTTGGGTGTTATTACTAAAGGTACTGTCATTGAGGTCAACGTGAGCGAGTTGGGCCTTGTGACACAAGGGGGCAAGGTTATCTGGGGGAAATATGCCCAGGTTACCAACAATCCTGAAAATGATGGATGTATAAATGCGGTCTTACTGGTTTGA